The sequence below is a genomic window from Halococcus saccharolyticus DSM 5350.
GCGCTCGCGCTGGCCCGCAGACGACGGCGGTGAGTCGACGGACTGGGGACGTTCGACGCCCGTACCAGAACCGGCTTTTGGCTGTGGTCCGTAGTTCGGGCGATGCCGTCCAGCCCCGATCGTGGTCTATCGCGACGCGAGTTCGGCAAGGCTGCCGTCGCGCTCGGCGGGGCGAGCGCGCTCACGGCGTGTCTCGACCGCTTCCGGAACGAGCCCGAAGAACCCGTCCCGAGCGGCGTCGCCAGCCTCGAACAGCTCCCGACGCGTCAACATGCGTGGCGCGACCGCATCCGACTCGACGATCACGGCAACGCACTCCTTCCGCGCCACCAGATCCTGCTCTATCTGAACCTCGGTGTGGATGGTCCCCCGGGAACGGACGCCCGCAACACCGTCTCGGCGGCGCTTTCGACGCTGGACGAGGCCTACGAACGGAGCCACGAGGGACTCCTCCACTCGATGGCGTACTCGCCGGCGTACTTCGATCGGTTCGACGCGTCACTTCCTGACGACCTCGACCTCCCGCCGCCGCGCCGGCTCTCGGCGTTCGAACAGCCCGATCTCGACACCCAGGACGCCCTGCTCCACCTTGCGAGCGACCGAGCGGACGTCGTGCTCGAAGCCGACGAGGCGCTCACCGGCGACCGCGAGACCGCGAACGGCGTGACCGTCGATGCTCGCCTCACCGATGTCTTCTCGGTCGATGCACGCCGGACCGGATTCGTCGGTGCGGGGATGCCCGCCGAGCGCCAGGGAGAACTCGAAGGGATTCCCGATTCGGGACCAGTACCCGAAAAATCGCCGCTGTTCATGGGATTTCAGGCGGGTTTCCGGAAGAACCAGGCGAGCGAGGACTACGTCACCCTGAACGAGGGCCCCTTCGCGGGCGGCACCACCAAGCACGTCGCGAACATTCGCCAGCGCCTCGACGACTGGTACGGCGAACAGGACTTCGACGAGCGCGTGATGGAGATGTTCTCCCCCACCCACGCCGAAGAGGGTCTCGTCGAGGGTGTCGGGAGTAGTTTGGGAGCCGACAACGGGCTCACCCCTGCGATGATCGACAACATCGACGAGGCCGCCCGCGAGTTCGGCCGTGTCGGTCACGCCCAGAAGAACGCGCGTGCGAACCGTGATCCCGACGGGAACGTCCGCCTGCTGCGCCGGCACTTCGAGTCGACCGACGACGACATCGCGAGCCTCCACTTCCCGACGCTCCAGCGGGGGATCGGGGCGTTCGAGGAAGTGCGGAAAGCGATGAACGGTGTGGACCTCACGGCAGCGACGCCAGCAGTCCGTCAGCGGGTCAACAACGGCATCCTGGAGTACATCTTCGTCGAACACCGCGGGAACTTCCTCGTGCCGCCAATGGCGCTCCGCGCGCTGCCGACGCCGACTGGCGAGTGATTCATCCGCCGGCCTCGGGCGTGCCGCGCCGCTCGACAGAGCTTCGGATCAAGCTATGGATGCATCTCGTAACCAAAATGTCGAATTGAGATTGTTTTTGACACCGTACGAGATATAGGATGCGT
It includes:
- a CDS encoding DUF7405 family protein yields the protein MPSSPDRGLSRREFGKAAVALGGASALTACLDRFRNEPEEPVPSGVASLEQLPTRQHAWRDRIRLDDHGNALLPRHQILLYLNLGVDGPPGTDARNTVSAALSTLDEAYERSHEGLLHSMAYSPAYFDRFDASLPDDLDLPPPRRLSAFEQPDLDTQDALLHLASDRADVVLEADEALTGDRETANGVTVDARLTDVFSVDARRTGFVGAGMPAERQGELEGIPDSGPVPEKSPLFMGFQAGFRKNQASEDYVTLNEGPFAGGTTKHVANIRQRLDDWYGEQDFDERVMEMFSPTHAEEGLVEGVGSSLGADNGLTPAMIDNIDEAAREFGRVGHAQKNARANRDPDGNVRLLRRHFESTDDDIASLHFPTLQRGIGAFEEVRKAMNGVDLTAATPAVRQRVNNGILEYIFVEHRGNFLVPPMALRALPTPTGE